A region of the Dermacentor albipictus isolate Rhodes 1998 colony chromosome 4, USDA_Dalb.pri_finalv2, whole genome shotgun sequence genome:
TCCTCTGAATTTTCTGTATTTTGAGGGGTTTGGTTCAAAAGTCTAAAGCTGCGCTATACTTGGAGCTCTATATCCATTCTGCGTACAGCTTCACTATGCCCCATTCCATTCTCGCAGCGCTGCGTGAGCAACTGTGAAGTAGACTTGACCGCCGCTAAGTTTGTGGaaatttaattgaataattcgcGTTTTATGTGACAATAACGACATTCCTTTCTCTCCTCCTCATTACCCCTGGGCCAGCTTTGATCGAATCAACAAAAAAACACAGCCCGCATAAGCAGAGCTACTCGTCACTGCGGACTTCAATTTTATATGCGAGGCCGTCTTTTGGCTCGTTACAAGGTATACGCCGCGGAAACATTGTTGGGAAGACGCTGCTCCTGGTACCATCGGCTTCACGGGTGTtatgtactctctctctcttccttattttatttttcaatgtGTGCCAGATGAAGCTTGACGGTAGCTGTGGCGATGTGCGGAATCTTGCACGCTGTTTGATTTAACATTGTGCCGTTGCATTCAGGCATACCTCAGTGACGACAATCACTTTCACTACAGTTAGACCTCCCGACGTTTAAACACGTTGCGTCGTGCAGGAACTTGCACGCTGCCTTCGGAAGACGGACCAAACATGCGCGTAATTAACACGCTCTATAATTTCTAAATCTAGGCCATGGTCgaattgatatttttttttctttttttgaggagCCGTCATCATTTAGCGCCAAATCCACCTAAGTTCACTTGCAGCGAATATAAATTTTTGCTTATGTAATGTTTTTCAGACCAAGAATATTTTCAATAGTATAATTCCGTCAATTTATTTTGACGACGAATAATGTTGCTATCTTGTCTTGTATTCAGTTAAGCGTTTAATAAATACGATGTATAAGATTTAATCAGTTAATATAAAGAAAATGTACCTGTTGGACAGAGCGTATCTATAACTGCGTATTTCTTTCAAGAATTTTTAAGATAAAATTTATTTCTGCTGCGCGAAATTTTCATATTCGTGAGCCATCGCTGGCTACAATTATCTTTGTTACTCGACAAAGTTATCGGGCTGTTTAGGAAGTCTCCTATGAGAGATCTTGCGCAGCATTTGTAAATCTGGAATATAATTATGTAAGCTTATGCTCATTACCCGAGCACTAGCTGAATAAGGGAAGTAAGCGCTTGCGGTATAATTTCCATAAACTTTGTTACCATGACTCGAGCAAAACAAATACGGAACTGTACGTTTCCATAACAGGTAAAATCGAAGCTTTGAAGGTCAGTAAAGTAGGCTCTTATAAAGTCATACAAGTAGCATTACCACTTCCATTCATTAGTCACTCTTTTAGGGTAAATTATTAGAGTAAAGGGCCTAGGTTAAATAAATATTCTCTATAACTTCATTGTGTGGTCGCCACAAGGCATATCAAAATATAAATTTATGTATTAGATCTTTTCGACCATACTCGTATATACTCAATAACTCGAAGAGCTCAGTGTTATTCCATGACAGTGGTTGTAACAGGAGCAATAGCGGTAACGCGGAGTAACAAGTTTAATTTGGCCAACAAAAAAGTAAGCCATATTGGAACAATCTGCTCATCTATATACGCCACCACGTTTTCTAATACTCGAAGATGACCCTGCTTGAAACGATGAGGTGTTGCTAATCAAAGAATGATATTTTCTCCTCTCGAATGACCTGAGAAAAGTCTTCAGCACCAGCATACTCAGCGAACCACTCACTTGCCGCCGCGCGTTTACAGTACAATTTGTGCGATCCTTATTATGCACTCCGCGATCTACTTATGAGCTAGGCATTACTGTTTACATGGAAGCCACGCCATTTAATGCAAGAATGTTGAGAATTATTATTACGGACCTGCTAAACGGAACAATTTTTCGTTAGACAATATTTTCGATCCATTGTCTCGCAAATAAGCGCCACAGAAAACCACAATATGTCTGCTATGATTTCCGAAGGAAACCAGTCTGAGAGACCATCTCTGACTGAGTGCTGAAAATTTTCATTACATCGGCACTCCAGTGCGCGTCTCTGTGGCCTTTCTTCCCTTCTCTCAATGTGGTCCTCACCTTTTACCCTTGCCCTAGTGCAAACCATCAGGTGCAGCCATGGTTAAACTCCCTGCATTTCATGTACAATTTTTAGCTTGTGTACATTCAATATCAGCGCTGAAATTTTGGTGATAAAAAACAACTTCGCTTGAAAATATTGAAGAGTGCCACAGGTGCCCGTGTTACAATCTTGTTAGAAGCTGTCCCCAGATTTACGGacgcaaggttttttttttcttttggtgtcATATGAAGCGAGTAAATAACGTCCGTATAGCGTAACGTGCTGATAATCACAACAAGAATACGTATTTGTTCCTTCATGGACCTACTGTTGATTTGTAGGAGCGTTCAACCCGAAGGAGCTAACGCATGCCGTCTTTCAACGCGCCTGTCTCATGTGCTTGGAGTTGATGACATCACATCCGTCGGCACAGACCATCGGTATGGTTCTGATCATGGACTGCAAGGACTTCGCCGTAGAAAGCGCGCTGTCTCTTAAGCCTGGCCTCATCCAGAGGGGGCTGGAATACGTGCAGGTGAGAAATGCTGTTCGTGTGATCTACAATGCTATGTATATTAGGGAAATTTTCTTTCTCAGAAACATTTAGAGTACAACTAATTGTAACATTTAGAAAGCAAGTTAGGCGTGGtatactcttttcttttttaattttcaaATGGAGCTCTTATTTCAAGACATAGTGGCAGTGGGTACAGAAAATAGAATAATATGCGTAACGTTAGCAAACGCCACAAGAACAGCCGCACTACTTGGTTTACTACACACTATACAATGCAAGAGGATAAACCTGAAAAGGGCGACAGGAGATAAGATACGAAAATTAACTGCAAGATTTTTGAAATGGTGGGCTGTACAGCGGGTCATCTATTATTCCACAATTCTGCAGAAAACAGAATAAATAAAACTtaaagtgataaaaaaaatggcaatgaGAACGAACAATATTATGTGTGTGGGGAAGGGAAGTTCGTGTTAATCGAGCGTGATAAACATTCAACGTCATAGGTGCTGCAACGTTTGTCAATGCCTGCACAGTCACGTAAATGTAAAATGTGAAAAGTCTTTCACAGGTGCGCCTGCGTTTTCCTGATTAAAAAGATAAGTCGCGAGTGTGTAAAAATGGGGAGGAATCGGGATCGTAACGGTGATAAAcgagcctttttttctttttgtatgcgGGTAGTTGCAAGGCACTCAATATTCATGGTTATAAATTTTCTATCCCCTTTGTGAACTTGTATGCGCAATGAGGGGGCCATACTATAGACACCCATTTAATAATTAGGGGCCCAACAAGAAATTTTGGGGCGGTTACCTTACATTTTCTAGTAGAAGTCTTTAAAGTACGTCTTAGATAAACCCAACACTTAACGGGTACTTAAAACAGATCATGTTGACGCGTGTCTGCCATTTTAGATTAGTCGTGAACGCGGAGCCCAGGTACTTGAGTTGGCTGACATAGCGCAAATAACGCTTTAGCTTGCTTAGTAAATGTGAAATGCAAATATTCTTCCTGGTATAGTAAACGTCATGACTACTGTTTTATTGAAATTCATTTCTATGTGTCATGTTGTGCTCGAATAACAAAACATTAAAAACTCTTCATTTAATATTACTGGTCGTGAACATTAGAGACGCCGGTGTAGAGGACACCCGCGTCATCATACAGATGTTATTTCACAGACGTGTTAGCTATTCTTTCTACAGCATCACCaatacacatgcacgcacacgcacgcacgcacccatgcgcgcgcgcacacacacacacacacacacacacacacacacgcacgcacaccttTATTTAATAAAGAATAAAGTAGTTGTGTTTCCAAAGGCCATCAGTACAGAGCATCACCTGTGAATGAGGCCCGCCAGGTACTCCTGAAATTCCCGTGTGGTGGCTGGACTCAGCCACCCAGCATTCTGGGGTAGATACAAGTTGAAGTTTGGGAAGTTAGTGGCATGCAATGGGCCGCAGTCCCATAATATATGTGGTGTGTCAAGGCATCCTCCCCAGTATGTGCATTGTGCTGGGTGGGGAGGAGGGGGTGTCATTGGCAAAGGCGCCATATCAAGTGAAGTTCAGCCATCGTCGATAAACTCCTTTTTCTGTGCTCGTCTAATTAATGAGCCCTGTCTTTGATTTACTTGTTTCTGATCCTGTGAAAGGTCCTTCTACATTCTTGGCAAGTGCGTAAGTAGAGTCGCTTCAGTGGTGAGGTTGTCTGACTTGGGCCTATACAGCCTCTTTTCCTCTCAAGCTTTTCTgtattcttttttgggacattcATTATGAGGAACATTTCAGGATTGCATGCCATCCAGGTTGAAAGCTTTCCACGTCGTGCGACAGGCGCATGCTTTCGACATACTTTACTCTCTCATGAAGCCTTTCTTGAAGAGCAAGTTGACCAGAAGGGTAAGTGAATTTTGAATATGTTGCGCAGGGGCAAGCCGTCAactttacttatttattcatttattgctCAACATCCTCAGAAAGCTTGCACATGGCATATTCAGCAGATCGTTTTCGAGAGACCAGTAATGCGCTGATATTATGCTACGCATTCGATTAATTGAAAGTAGAACTCGAAAAGAATCTGCTTCCGAAAAAAATTACCCTACGGAATTCTGGGTGCTACTCATTTCTTCTATTTATTAACATCACTACATCGATGCAGTGTCACTGACAAAGTCTCGTGAGGATAACACTGCAGTGAGGTATACAAGACTGCAAGATAGACTGTGATAGTGACTTGTGTCGTCGCACAATGATGCTTGCCTATTTCTCTTCCCTACTCCTGTTTTGTTCCTTGTTATCTCTATAAATCTCGTTTCTGCTTCCCcgctgtagggtagcaaacagtaCTTTTGCTGGCTAACCTGTCGGAGGGTtgttctacacacacacacacacacacacacatatatatatatatatatatatatatatatatatatatatatatatatatattagtcatataatgagaagccaacaaacactgacaccaagtacagcataggggaaattgcatgtgcttaataaacgaaataaagtaatgataaattaatggaaattaaagtggatgaaaaaacaacttgccgcaggtgggaaccgaacccacaaccttcgcatgtcgcgtgcgatgctctaccaattgagctaccgcggcggcgtttccccatccactttcttgggtatttaagtgtactagtagaaccctgggagtgttactagtacacataaatacccaagaaagtggatggggaaacgccgccgcggtagctcaattggtagagcatcgcacgcgacatgcggaggttgtggtttcggttcccacctgcagaaagttgttttttcatccactttaatttcctataatttatcattactttatttcatttattaagcacatgcaatttcccctatgttgtacttggtgccagtgtttgttggcttctcattatatgactaataaatatcgggtccctcagttaaccccctttcttctcgtttatatatatatatatatatatatatatatatatatatatatatatatatatatatatatatatatatatatatatatatatatatatatatagttcttgaactggcccggccttatctgTGGCTAGCTCTGCGGCACGGTGCTGCTGCCTGTTCAAGATGGCTGCTGTGCTTCACACGTAaatggcgtacgagcaacgaagtgtgattcgtgtTCCATGAAGCAAGGGGCGAACGCCCACCCAAattcacagggaaatgcagcccactaATGAGGAatggtgtctcgctttgagaagtgggAAGTGCTGCTGTTGTGACTTCGCAAGAGGCTGTGAAGACATGGCCGTGATACGCCGTGAAGAGCGTTCAGGAAGGCCACGTGCGTCGCATTCTACCACAGAGGCATGTTAAATTTAGTGCCACGGTGGGATAGAAGTATTAACCTGTGTGGGGACTTTGTGTATATATAGGGCAAGGTACGTAAAATactacgtatatttgtaattactgttatgtaccttattttggctaataaaacaTAAGTGGAAAGACTTCAATTTGCCCTTgcgtatgcatatatatatagcgaCATAAGTGATGTCTAAGGCTACGTACTCACTGCGACAGTAGTTACTTCGCCGACTATTCTATTATCCTGTAATGCTCCCAAAATGTAGCAAATCTAATGCATACTACCCTAACTATGTGAGAGGTTGTGGTGATAACAATGACGGAGATGACGGCTTCTGGACTATGAAACACTTTGTTGGCTGGAATTCAAGACATTGAGGAGCTGTCGCTGACACAGCAACTCTAATACTGACTACTGCTTTGGGAACCGTACCATGAACGACCACACTGCATCGCGCACTAGTCAAGCTGCGTGAGCATACTGCTTGCTACTAGCCTTAAAATACATGCCCAGACATCACTAGTCCCAGTCAGCATCGCGTCACAGTCTGCGTCACACAGATCTGCTTCGAAAGCCAGTACTATTGCATCGAACAAGGAGAACATTTCTGATAATTCCTTGCAGATTgtacccgccatggtggcttagaGGCTGTGGTGTTGCATTGCTAATCACGTCGTCGGGGGATTGAACCCCGGCcgcggtgaccgcatttcgatgatAGCGAAATGCAATAACGACCGTGTCCGGTGTATTTGGGGCATGTTGATGATcaatcaaaattaatctgaagtcacCCGCTActgtgcgcctcataatcaaatcgtggttttcgcacgtaagacGCCAGAACTCATTAATTTTTGCGGATTGTAAAAAATGGCATCTCCTGTCAACGAACAGTGTCTTTATTCAAATCTCTATACTGCATATCTTTACATTTGCACCTTGTGCAACATTGTCGGCGTTCAGTGTCATACTAGCAGCTTTTTTCCGAGAAGCTCATTCAATCCTCACACTGTCATCATAAAACAGGCAGGTGTATAAGAATGTAAATGAATATTCCATTTGACCAGGGAGTGACAGGTAAGAAATAATATTGACCTCTTTGAAGCATTTTGCAACTACAAATGGTGAGATTAgtctggatttttttttcgggtttATCGCTGTGGATGACATGGTACTTGATCACGCACTCCTGACTCGTACCAACAAATTTACAGGTTACATCGGCACGGCCTTTTTTTCAAAGGCCGATCTGAGGTAAGGTAACGTGGAATAGCCATAGCACGTTGTAATTATTAGAAAGTGTTGCCAACCACTCCCCAACAAGCCCAATTGGGGAAGGTGAAAGGCGTTCCTGCTAGGCGAGTCCCACTAAAGCCATTTGTACCCTGCTGCAACCAAATATAGCATAATCAAGACTGGTTAGCTATATCGTAAGGCTAACCCTTGCCACACAGAAATTTGAAAGTGAGGATAGTtgagaaagaagacaggaaacagaaatcagtaaaagaaaaataagaagttTGGTGAGGCGGACAGGAAAAGTCGGCTGCGGATTTCCCCCGGGTGAATAAGTTCGGCTTGAATTGTCTACGTGAAGTCGAGGACAAAAAGCTGTGTTGCCTCCGCCAAGGAGCCTTGAAATCCGAGcactcagcatcggctcaatcCCCCGGATCCCTTTTTTTCCCGGATACGTCCAAGTCGCGCATGGCTACACGTGCGAGGGTCTAATCCCCATGTGATCCAATCCATGGTGTTGCAACATACCAAACGCCGGCCGATGCAGACGCCTCTGCGGCGAGAAATTATATTAGCAACTTCACAAAGCCAGCAATATGTGGTACTAACACACTGTATAATATCGTTTCGTTCCCAAGTGTTTGTGATGACGTAAAAAGCTTGCCTAATGTTTTGTTTTATATCTTGTCCTCTTCCAAGTTTAAATTTCATGGGGAAAACTTCGAGAGCCTCCACGAAGAAATTGCACCAGAAGAACTtccggcacagtttggcggccaGGCGCCACCCCTCGACTACGATGCATTCTGGAGCAAAATGGACGAGTTAGAAGGTTCGTTCGAAGCAGACAACCGCTACGGCTACTCCAAGAAGAACATCGGCGACTTTGCTACGCAGGAGGAAGTAGAAGAATCCTTGGGATTTCTCTGATGCAGAAGGCAATTTCAGTAAATGTATTAAACTAGCAACATGTAGAGAAGGTTTGGATCCATCCGTGTTCACCATATAAAACAAGCAAAATTAATTCGCCGGGGATTAGACATTGGCTGGGTAAAAATACATTGAAGTTTCTCTAACGTAGAAACCAAACTGATTAAATGCGTTCAACTGACATAAGTTCAAGATGGTTCGGGATCATCCACCGtcgttaaaataaaaaaaaataaatgaatatgcTGTCAACTACAGGGTTTCATGTTGGCGTGTTGGTACGTCCTACTACCGAACATAGGTGTAGCGCGAACACCAGGATACAATAGCGACGCCGACATACCGACGATCATGACGCTACATGTGCTTTTTTTGTCACTCTTGTGTCCTGTGCTGCTCTATAAGCTAAAGATTACTTTTGCTCCCCCTAATTCTATTACTTTCTTATCGTCTACAGCTCACGAAATGATGGTCTTCATGGCATAGAAGATCGGGCATACTTTGGGCTACTGAAGAAACATGGAAAGGAGTAGAATTGAAAGAGAATGTTACATTGTTCCAGCCCTGTGGAATAATATATGTGGCTTGCGCCAATAATAAGCTCTGTAGCATAATGTTGCACTGAAAGTGTTGTCGTATTCATAAGTGACTCCACTCGTTTCTTTCAATTTAAGGCCGTGCATTCATTAAAACCAATAGTTTTAACTGAAGGTCTAACTTTAGCAATCATTGTATTTTGATACATGTATGTTTTAGCTACCCTGAAGAAAAAACGCTGCATCCCAATTGAATACCACTCAACTTGCATTCATACTTGAAGTCAGGGTTCACATTTGAAGCCAATGTTTGAAGATTATACCAAAGTCATTTCATTACGGTAAGCTAAAGATTGCTTTCAGTGAAGCAAATCAAATCAATGTTAGTTTCCAGTGCGGAGAAGCGTAGTAATTTTGGACTAAAAGCGACAGAAGGAGCAATAACGCGTGTTTTTAAAGCTATTTGGTACATGAGCTTGAAAGCATACAGCGCAAAGAAAGACAGTAAACAGGCACATAAGACAGAGGGCCGTCTTTGCGTCATAAGTATATTGACGCGTTCCAAAAAACTTAACACACCAACAATATAACAAACAGACGCGATGTGGACAGTTACAAGAGTGCAAGCAACAATAACATAAGACAAACAAACGGACACTGGAATTGCAGCAAATGTGACTGCAGATTAAAAACATAGAGCAAGACAGCTTTAAAGGTGTCTTAATTCAATAATAACACTACCCTCTCTCATTCTCGTGTTTCATGAATTTATATTCCAGCGCTAATTGCTAGTCTTTGATAATGCTCTAATTCGCTAGTTGTTACTCTAAGGAAGCTGCACTTGTAGCCTTGTTGCGATATGGTAATTTGAAAGCATTTCGGTTGTTTGCGTCGCCCGAAGAACAAACACCGGTCTGTCTTCACTCCGTCAAAACCATTATTAGGGAAGTTACAACTAAGGAAGAGAAAGCTGTTGCGTCTTGTTGTAGCATGATAAGTTATTCCTCGTGCGTCATTCCCTTGAAACACGCCTCGGTAATCCGGatatttttttgtctctttccCTTTTCTTGCTGGAGATGACTTATGCGCTCACTGCGACCTGTCGACAGCAAAGAATACGTCGGCGAGTGGCTGTTAAACTAGCATTACCTTATTCAGGGCGGTAGCTAAAGCACCCACTTCGAACATTCATCTGCATGAAGTCCGAACAGATACAGCATTAGGCAAATGGATGACGTATTTGGCTACGGGCAAAAACTAAGTAATGATAGGAAAGAAAGTACACAAAacgaaagcaaaataaaaattcTGATACACCAGGTAGAGAGTTGCACTACAACCGGTCAGTATTATAATGGTTAAAGAGAACAGTCTACCCAACAAAAGCACATTCCTTCCAATTCAGAACAcaagcaagcaagccagcaagcaagcaagcaagcaagcaaataaacaaacaaacaatgtggCAAAGAAAATCAAAACAAGGCAAGGGAAAATCCATGCATTCGTTAATACTTCATGTACTGCCCATCGCTGTTTCACATTAAAAACTACATTTACTGAGCCCGTAACCTGATAATTTATTTGGTTGGAGAAAATAGTAAGCAGGCTTGCAAGACTTGCCAAACTGCTGCTGTTCTGAGGCGCCTGGAGGAAGCACTTTTGTGGTGATATTCGGGCTATCTTGAATGAGAAACTAGCTCGCAAGGACTGTCAAGAAGGCGTTCTTTCCTTTGTCCACATTCACATGGATAAATTCTTGTGATATATTATTGGTGGGCAGCAGTACCAATGCGGTATGTCCAGTTGTAGTAAAACACCTAATGAAATGAGGAATTCTGCATTGTCACTGTGATTTCTTTTTATAAATGCGGCTAAAGTAAAGTGTTGAACTATAGCTCTGCTATCCGTTTGTGCTATTTTCCTTGAACACGTGAAGTTCAGCTG
Encoded here:
- the LOC135917681 gene encoding retinaldehyde-binding protein 1-like — translated: MQGTYTKRLANDDVYDTSEGSLPFHLQRIAEDDLGETPTRRKVSLEKLAKLISEEPELNARTDAEFLIRFLRVRKYNVEAAMQTIRNYYYNRSACDSIYREFLPSAVPPSARKLAMVLPGNDRRGRPVFLCNVGAFNPKELTHAVFQRACLMCLELMTSHPSAQTIGMVLIMDCKDFAVESALSLKPGLIQRGLEYVQDCMPSRLKAFHVVRQAHAFDILYSLMKPFLKSKLTRRFKFHGENFESLHEEIAPEELPAQFGGQAPPLDYDAFWSKMDELEAHEMMVFMA